AGGTTTCTACATCACTGACCATGAACACCGTGTGCTTTTGATTTAGTTTCTTTCTTACACTCTGGAGGTATTCTGCTGACTGGGTTCAGCATATAAACTCCCGGCCCCTGCTCTGAATTTCCTGAGCATATAGTTCACAGAGGATCTGAGGCCACCAAGTCACCAAAACAGCAGAGGTCTCTAAAATGTTATCTTATGGCTGCCAAGAAGAGGGGATCTTCCCAgcatctttcctctctctgtaaCTGCTATggatcttttttttggggggggggtctggttTCCCCACGTTCTTTGCTCTTCAAAATGTCTGTCACTGAAATTACAGTGTAAATTTTCTGGGCTTCTCTTCCCTAAGTCAGAGCTCCTGCTCTTTGTGGTtcaagaaatttattttgaagcagttttTGCTCTGCATTTATTAAAGACGAAACCGAGTTTTCATGCACAATGGGACAGATGTGCTTGTTAATTTTCATATAAGCAGATCCTAGCCAAGTATTTGATATTGAAGAACACAAAGCATTTTCaatgtttttcagagttgattatATTTCAGATTTATAATAGTCGATGCTGAGACTGTCACTTTGTAAGACTATGTGGCATAAAATGACAGAAGAATATATAGGGCCATTCCAGAATTTGTTGGAAATTCTAGTCTAACAATTCCAGGCCAAAATGTATTCAAcaacataattattttaatgtctttttgatgtatgtatatgtggtatatattgtgtgcatatgtgcatacaggtgtacatgtttgtatatgcatgtgggaAGGTCAGAGGTTCATGTGAGGTGTCTGCCTCTATGACTATCTAccttactattttttatttttcgagacaggacaTCCGATTGAGTTCAGAGCCCACTTATTGGCTAGACTTGGACAGCCTAGACTCGAACGGAAGCCTTCAGGCACTTCCTGTTCCAGAACTGGATCCCACTAGCACACTAgactttttacatggatgctggagaCCCGAATTCAGCTCCTCAGGTTGGCATGCAAAcactttaccccctgagccacctccccaactgatgtgggattcccctctgtatgctgtgaatatgttttataacaattggttaataaagaagctactttggcctatggcagggcagaataaagccaggaggGAACTCCAAatagagatacatagagagagtaggtagagtcaaagagacaccgtATAGCtaccgaaggagaaagatgccggaATACCTGAACTATTCCGGTAGGCCAcggccttgtggtgatacacagattaacagaaataggttaatttaagatgttagttaataagaagcctgagctaataggccaagcagtgttgtaagtaatatagtttctgcatgattatttgggtctgggcagccgggaatgaacaagtaGTCTCCACCTACACCCAACCCTGATTATTTTCAGTATGAAACTCAAGTCAGTGactcaaataaaaaattttaaaaatcaaacattccaATCCAATGAAATACAAAGGTAAACTAATTTGATGCTTGCTGAGCAGCGATAGTAGGAAAGTATTGGGAGTGGGTTtgaagccaggaatggtggtgcacacctttgaccccaagcacgtgggaggcaggggcaggtggatctctgagtgtggggccggcctggtctacatacagagtgaattccatgaccaccagggctacacagagaaaccctgtctcgaaaaaccaaaacaacaataacaacaacgaGTGGTTTTGGTCTTTCGATTTCCTAGAGAGCATTCTTGTCATATGCTCTGGTCACCATATTCTCCTTCTCCTCTGGTCCAAAGCAATAGACCAGCAGACCTTGGGATAAAACTTCTAAAACTTCACTACATGGAGAAACCAACTGCCATGCTACAAGAAGGCCTGTGGAGAGGCCTTCACGGCAAGGAACCAATGCATGTGGCCAGCCTATGCACTGAGGCCTGCCAGCCAGCCCACACACCAGCACACTTAAAAGGGGATTTTCTCCTGGGTGAACCCTCAGATGATGATAGACCTGGCTGACACCATGACTGCTTCCCTGTGAGAGACTCTGAGTCACAGGACCCAACAAAATGGAGTGTAAATTCCTGACCCACAGATATGGTAAGGTAAAACGTATCATTCCAAAGACAGTCAGCTCTCCCCTGGGTAACTTCAGCCATTTTTATCTGCCAGTCAGGCAAACAATCTTCATCTAATTCAGccgttctcaaccttcctgatgctcggaccctttaatacagttcctcatgccgtggtgaccccccaaccataaatttacttttattgttgCTTCATTCCTGttatgttgctgttgttatttgtaatgaaaatacttgtgttttctgatggtcttaggtgaccacCATCTCCAAGTCCAGCAGGGACAGCTGCTAGGCACAAAGCATCTGCTTGCATCTGGGTCTTGTTCTCAGATGGCCTCTCGGAATCTACTCTCTCATGGGGGAAAACGTTTCTTAGTCAGGCAAAATGAACAGGTGAAAAATTCCACTAGGATCTCTTCCACATACAAATGTCTTCCTGGAGATTTAATGAAACACTTCTCCCGAGCAGGAATGCGGAACTGATGGCCCTGGTCTCCTGCCAGACACATCTGTGCAGCGGCACAGCTGGCCCACTAGTAGCTTCTTCACAGAGGTTGAGAATCTCTGAAAGCAAGGCCGGGCCTGGGAGGAAGCTCACAAGCAGACTTTCCTGTTCTTCCAGCACAGTCAACAAGGACCATTGctccatccttctgtctctaaAGTGGAGATCCCGGACCCCACCAGAGCTTCCATCACTAACCAACCTCCATGGTCTAGCTCATGTGTTTACCCTGCAGGCCATAACAAAGCTTCTGCCAATCAGGAATAATCCCCTCAGATGTGCGCTCAAGGTAGGGACAAAAATAAAGAGGGCATAGGGTGGGAACATTTGATAAAAGACACAAGTCCTAGGGACAGAAGCCAAAGCCTTTGGCTTAGGTGCACATATTCCACACCTTAGAAAGCATGTTTTGGTCTGGTTCAGCTGAGCTGGGCAAGTGTAGGGGCTGGGAATGTGCCAGGGAGAAGCATCAGACTCCATGGAGGCTCTGCTTCTCAGCCCTTGTGGGAAGATCTCCCACACCCAGTCCAGGCAGAATATAGCCCACAAGGGCAAGAAGACATGGGGAAACACGGGGGAATGGGGTGTACTGAACACATAACTGTCAGGCAGTGATCAGCCTCCATGGAGCTTTCGTGTCTCTGAGAGTGGATTGTAAGACCCTGCTCTCTCCCTGCACTGGTTCTGAGAGGCCCTCGGCCACGGGCAATCACTCTCTGTGCACACAGTGTATTGGGGACAGGCTCACAATAACGATGGGTCCTGCAGGCAAACAGGAAAAAAACCGCACTACCTAAtggagaaaacagaatccatcctccCACACATCCTTCAAACAAGGGCAAATAACTATTCCAGCCTTGTTGTCACTGGCCAGACTGTAATTGTTGGAGAAAAGTCATGTAACAGACGAAGCTGGCCCATAAAACCCCTGAATTAAGTCCTGGCTCTATCACCTACTAGCAGTGGCATTTTAGACCAGAGTATCTTTAAGGCTTCTCTGAGTTCTGGGTTGTTCAGATGTACTGTAGAGAAGGTCACTCTGAAACACCACACAGGTTCACATACTTGGTACCAAGAAGCCCTTTCTACTAGTCTCTCCTTGGCTAGAACAGGAGGAGCCTTCATAGTAAGTTGGGTTTAATATGCTCGTTGCTTACAGAAACACTTGCAAATACCTTTGTGTCTAGACTAATGTCCAGGGGACAGTCAAGAAGGGAGACAGAACCAACCATGGTGTTACAatctgcaatcccaacactcaggagataggggcggaggatcaaaagttcaacctgggttacacagtgagtcccaaggtcagcctgagccacCTGCAGCATTTGAAGCTCGGGCGGTTGCTGTGTGCATCATTCCCTGTCACCATGCAGAGCTGTCTTCTTGGAGagtctcattttgtttttgaggtaagaAAAAAACCTCTCTTCTGTAGAGAAAGCTACTCCATAACACCATGCAGGTTCACATGTAGAGCCAAGTGAAGAACCAGCGTTGTAAGCAAGCAATGGGttaaaggagaaagacaaagagcTGTAAGACTGggcttctcccctttcctttgcCGAGTCACAGACTCTTCCTTTCTGAGCCTCCCTTTCCTCAGTGACATAATGAAGGAGTTGAAGTTGCCAGCCCGAACTCTTTGGAAAGGGCTACTGAGAAAGGTCACAGGGATAtgtccagacacagaagggaAGTGCACTAAGAGAGAAGACAGTCCCATACTTTGCCATCCTGGACCAGATTGTTTGAAACGAAACTCCCTTTCAGCTCTGGTAAGTCTCTGATCTAAAGGCCATGTAGCGACCAGAAGTTGGCTAAGCAAATCTACCAAAACCTCTCCTCCCCGCAGAGGCCACATTGATTTCTGCCTTGTTCCAGAACAAAGGCTATCTTTCGCTAGCATCACATcgtatttttaaattgttaaataagtaagcaaaatttaaaattcaagaaaTTCCACATAATTGATACCCACTCACACGGCCTTTGTGGGCTGGATGGGACCACATGAGGCAGGACTGGTTTGAAGTTCTGCCCCCAGAATTCATGTCTTAGAAACAGAGCCCTCAAAATCACATGCCAATACTATTTTGAGGTGAGACCTTTGGGAATGGATTAGACTATAGGGGCTTGCAGATTAATAGATTAATGggattttcaagaaaaaaaaatgttaccatAAGAGTATGTCCATGAGAAAAGCTAGGTTggtcactttcaggaggtgtcctTCACCTCCCCGGAAATTGTCAGAGTCCCCACTTATAAGAAGAACCCTCCCAATCTTCCCAGCTTCTAGGACAGTGAGAAATAAGCCTCTTTGCTGTAAATGTTAGGTAGGTATTTGTTATAGCAGCAGGGCATGCTCTAAGATAAACAAGCATCAACTTTCTTAGTTATTCTATTCATTTGTGCCCTGCCTGGCCCCGGGAGGGACTGTGGTCCTTACCTAATCCCACTGTCCTCCCTCACCACCTCACACAAACCGCATACTTGCCTTCATTAGGGGCATCCTCATCCCACACAGACCACATCTGGACACTGAAGAAGGGTGCCCAGCAAGCGATATAGGCCAGCACAATGACAAAGGTCATCTTCACAGTTCGGATCTTTGCCCTGGAGATGGTGCTGATGCTGCTGACCCGGGACGGCAGCCTTCTAGTGGCCGCAGCAGGGGCAGAAGATGAGGACTTGTCCCAAGTCCTCcagccctttctttcctccctgccaGCCTGTGTCTTTACTTTAAGGTTCTTGTAGATCTCACAGCAAATGAGGCTGTAACAGGCTGTGAGCATGACCACAGGTAGCACAAAGATGGCCATGGTGGTCCAGGTGATGTAGGCCCGTGGCCCCCAAGAAAAGTAGAAATCTGCCCAGCAGTCCAACACCCCTGAGCCCTGGATCACCTCTCgcagagaaaaaatgaaaatttgaggGAGGCTGAGGATGGCAGCCAGCAGCCAGGGGGCAGCAATGAGAGGGTAGGTGGAATGACTGGGTTGCTGGAGGCTGCGAAGGGGGTGGCAGACAGCCAGGTACCGGTCCAGCGTCATGGCCAGCAGCATGTAAGTGGAAGCAAACATGCTGAGCACCTGCAGATACTTGACGGCCCGGCAGAGGAGGTCAGAGCCCTGGAAGCGGTAGGTGATATCCCAGAGCAACTGAGGCAGTACCTGGAAAAGCGCCACGCCCAGGTCAGTCAGGGCCAAGTGCAGCACAAACAGGTGCATGCGGGAACGCTTGCGGCCCTGGCAGCCCAGTGTCAGCAGTACAGCCAGGTTGCCCCCTGTGGCCAGAACCAGGACAGTAGCTAAGATACCAATCTCCACTTTGGCTAGCTCTTCATCCCTGCCCAGCCAGGGTATGGTAGCATTGGGGACAGACAGAGTGCCCCCGGGGGAGAGAGTGGCAGACCAAGAAGATTCAGAATCCATGGTCAGGATTTGAGGGAGAGAAGattaggaaggtggagggagggaccATGTGGGTGCAGTAAGAAGCTGGATAGATAAAATGGAGTGGGAGAGAAAGCTgtagagatggggagaaaaggaggggagagtgGCGGGGTGAGGGCTTGGAAATGGGTGAAGTTCAGTAGACAGGAACAGGGAGGAGAATGAAACCAGCAGGAAACAAAACTGACGTCCCCAACCCCCACCGAGGTCAGGGAATCACGGAAAGAAAAGGAGGGtctgggagctgggtgtcagTGCGGCAAGGATGGAGGGGGTTGGAGGTGGGGGCTTCTGAAAGGTGgcacagaggaaggaagcagagggcgCCGCTGCCATCTCCCAAATTCAACCCGAATTCACTTTGTCCAAACTTTTCTGAAAGTGGAGAGAGTGGATGTCCTCGAAGGCGCAGTCCAGGACCTTGGGCGTTGCCTGCAGGAACTGGAAACCCCAGCTAAGCTGCGCGCAGTAGGCGCTCTGACTCTCACCGGAGGAGCGCAAGCACCAGCCCAGCAGACACGGCAGTCCAGAGCGGTTTTTTATGTGCTTGGCTTTCTAGTCCAGAACTGCCGCTTGCCGGTTGGCTCCCGCAGAGGAGGGTGGGGTGAGACTCAGTGGCACCCTTCAGACAAGGGTactgaggggaggggctgaggagctgGGTGGGATTGGCGGAGGAGGATCAGGGAACAGAGTGTGGAAGGGAGAAGCAAACTCTCACCTGCAGCCGGGATTCGTTGAGTAGCAAAGAAACCCATCTATGTTGGCATCTTGGCCCCTCGACTCTATCCAGACAGCTGCACCTTCGAGATGGGTGTGTATGcttgcacatttgtgtgtgtgtgtgtgtgtgtgtgtgagagagagagagagagagagagagagagagagagagagggggggggagggagggagggggggaggaggggaggggaggggaggggaggggaggggaggggagaggaggggaggggaggggagaggaggagaaacttAGATGGCCTCTCTTCCCAAACAAATCTTCAGGGATTACTAAGAAACATGTCCTAAAGAAACTGACGTTGGGGAACCAGATGTGACAGCCATTTGTCTTTGGATGGACACTTGgctctttgaagaaaaaaaaaagtgaagacatTTGTGATTGAGAGGGAtgtggggtgggaatgggggtgaggtgggggaaggaggtAGACATGGGAGCTTAGGGCCATCAGAGCAGATGACAGGAGAAATTCCAAGTAGAGTATGCATCTCCAGGGTAAGTCTGAACCTTTGGCCTCTCTGGGGATACATTTCACGAGCTAAGCGTGCCGTTAACCACCCTGTGAGGCAGAAGCACAGCGACTTAGAAATTCTGTCACTTACTTAGAAGGTTACAGTCATCAGCAGCGCAGAACCAGAACAGACCAGCGTGCCTATGTTCTGCGCCACAGCAGAAGCGAATACATTATCTTCACCAACACTGATCTGATGTGAGCTCTCTGAGAGGCGGCTACTGATCGCAAACAAATACCATCTGGCCCCGAAAAAGTCTACAGCTCGGTGGAGCAGGCATCAAACGGTGTAGGTTGGGAAATTCACTTTGTCTTCTGGAATTTTACACTGTTGGGACTCACTAGGTAGGTTAGAATTCATGAAGAGCTGCAATGTATGATCCAAGCTTCAGGAAGAGCAAGCTCTGTGATTGCAGGTCCGCTTAACTTGCTTTTTAGTCAAAGCTGATTCAAGCCCCTTGGCTaaaccacccacccacacatccagTTTGTATCTTTCCTAGGTTGTCAAACCTGCTGTACATCTCACAAATTCTTCAGCGTGTGCTTTGCTGCCCAACCTTCCACGTTTTCCAGAATTTTGCTCTTTGTGAACCCCTTATTTTCATTCTCCCCGCCGTTTCATTCCTACCTCTGTGCAAACACACTCCAGtactcttcattaaaaaaaatctaatcctCTCTAGAAAGTATACCCAGATTTCCAAATGTGTGCTCTTCCTGCACACGGCATTGCTTCTTGCTCCCAAAGAttcacttttcttttcaaaacaggacTTCACTGTGTAAAGAGACTGCCCTGCCATTCAGAATCGGCCCGCCCCAGCTCCCCAAggctgggactacagacatgaGTCTCACAGAGTGCCTCCAATCATTCATTTCCACACTGTTTTGAGTAGAGTCTTCCAAATTGATATCtgcttttaaaatacaataaagacGACAGCAAACCATGTGTACCATCTTTGAACttgctttcttggttttgtttctcttgggGGTGGAATattttttgctttgagacaaggtttttgaGACTTGAAATCCCCTATATAGTTAAATATAACTTTGAActgtttaggtgtgtgtgtgtgtctgtgtgtgtgtgtctgtgtgtctgtgtgtgtgtgtgtatacatgtggaaTTCAGAGAATAACTTCAGAGAGCCAGTTTTCGTCTTCTACCTTGGGAACCCCTTAGGTCATCAATCCCGGCAATAGGTTTCTTTACCCACCAAGCTTTCTCAGGGGCCCCACCTCAAACTcttgctgcttctgcctcttctgcccaggtgctgggattagaggtgtgttcCACCGCCACTGGCTCTGGACCTTGAGTTTTCAGTTCTGTTGTTTTTGAGGTTGCCATGCTGATAGGTGATATAAATGTAGTTAATTGACTTTACTACACgatatttaaaatgaaagcaaactgctttttattctttttagaacTAGGTTTTCATAATTGAAGTCATcccaagatttttttatttgctgtGTCAATTcatcagggtttcttttttgttgttgttgtttggtttttttgtttttttttgttttgttttgtttttgtttttttttttgattttcgagacagggtttctctgtggttttggagcctgtcctggaactagctcttgtagaccaggctagtctcaaactcacagagatccgcctgtctctgcctcccaagtgctgagattaaaggcgtgcgccaccacagcccggctcatcaGGGTATCTCTCAGGTGAATAGCTAGTATTCATACAGTGaatgttcttgttgttgttctgcttttttgaaacagggtctcactatggagctcTAACTGTTctgaactctctctatagaccaggctggcctcaaactcacagaaatccttctgcctctgcctcctgagtgctgggactaaaagcgtgCACCATCACTCCCAGCTAcgaatgaatttttaaagagacaagccacaccctgCACGTTTGTCTCTGAACTAGCTGCTCCACTAGCTGCATGTTAGTTTTCCTGTCTTCTCATGGGTAGACTTTTCCATTTTTGTCAGCTTGATCTGCATGACATGGCCCTTCCTTCTGGTTTTGTCGTTCTCTGATTATGATTGGTTTTGAGGCTCTTCCCACTCTTCTACTTGTCTTGGTTTCCTCTTTTATTAATCGTTCACACCCTCTGTACCACTTCTGGTGTGATTTGTCACTTTGCAAGTCTTTCTGCATGTTCTGAGACGGGTCTTTTATGCATTATGACATGTTGCAAATACAAGCTAGGCTCTCTGACTCATCTCTTAACCTAAAGTGGGGTCATTTACTACATAGAAACATAATTAGGATTTAGTTGGTGTCTTTTCTTATTTCAACCTTTTGTGTTCTGTGGTCTCTACTTTCAGGAGAGAGAGATTCCTTCCTTCAGTGATCACCCCTTTCCCACCCTCTGCCCTAGCATTGTTTCTCACTTTTAGGTTTGAAACTCTATGGAATTTTCCCCCTGTGTGAAGTAAGTCTCTAGCTTCATTTTCCTCCCAGGGAACATCGATTACTCCATTTATTGAGTAGTCCATTTTTAGCAATCTATTACCTGAATAAttaccaaattttttttttttttttttttttttttttttttttttagtttttcgagacagggtttctctgtggttttggagcctgtcctggaactagctcttgtagaccaggctggtctcgaactcacagagatccgcctgcctctgcctcccaagtgctgggattaaaggcgtgcgccaccaccgcccgataATTaccaaattttaaagtttttgttgggACTATTTCTAGGATTCCTATCTGGTATGGTCCACTATTTTTTAAATCCCTGTTCTAATATTTTACTATTTGAAAATAAACTTCAatgtaatataaaacaaaagcaagtctACCTCATGTtc
The sequence above is drawn from the Chionomys nivalis chromosome 5, mChiNiv1.1, whole genome shotgun sequence genome and encodes:
- the Avpr1b gene encoding vasopressin V1b receptor, with translation MDSESSWSATLSPGGTLSVPNATIPWLGRDEELAKVEIGILATVLVLATGGNLAVLLTLGCQGRKRSRMHLFVLHLALTDLGVALFQVLPQLLWDITYRFQGSDLLCRAVKYLQVLSMFASTYMLLAMTLDRYLAVCHPLRSLQQPSHSTYPLIAAPWLLAAILSLPQIFIFSLREVIQGSGVLDCWADFYFSWGPRAYITWTTMAIFVLPVVMLTACYSLICCEIYKNLKVKTQAGREERKGWRTWDKSSSSAPAAATRRLPSRVSSISTISRAKIRTVKMTFVIVLAYIACWAPFFSVQMWSVWDEDAPNEDSTNVAFTISMLLGNLSSCCNPWIYMGFNSHLLPRSLSHRVCCRGSQPRVHRQLSNSSLASRRTTLLTHSGGPSTLRLSLNLSLHAKPRPAESPKGLEQRDGEAIVETSIF